Below is a genomic region from Salinirussus salinus.
TCGCCGGGGGCGCCGCGGCGGTCAACGTCGTCGTGCTGCTGGTGCTCGTCGGCGTGTGGGTGCGCAACTACCGGGCGCTCCGGTCGAAGCACGCGCTGGGCCTGGCGGTCTTCGGCGTGCTCTTGCTCGCGGAGAACGGCCTGGCGCTGTACTACTACGTCCTCGACCCGGCGGTCGCCGAACTGCTTCGCAGCGCCGCTCCCGTCGCCGGGCGCGCGATGTCCGCAGTCCAGATTCTGGAGCTTCTGGGCCTGCTCTTTCTGGCCTGGGTCACCTGGGACTGACCGGCTGACAGGGCCGGGTCCGGGCTTCCGGCTCCCGCACACGGGTCGTCGTCCGGGTGGGTACCCGAGCCCAAGTCCGAACAGAATTGGGTGAGAGTCGGGTAACTTTTCGGGAATCTTTCATAATCCGATAGACTCCCGATCCAGTCGATGTCAGACCTCAACCGGAGACAGATGTTGGCAGCACTGGGTGGCGCGGCGGCCGTCAGCCTGGCCGGCTGTGCCGGCGGCGACGACGGTGGCGACGGGACCGACACCGAAACGGAAAGTGGCGGCATGGGGACGATGACAGAGTCGGGCGGCGGGATGGAGACGGAAGACGACGCGGGGACCGAGACGCCGTCCGGCACAGCGCGGGTCCGCGCCGCACACATGTCCCCGGACGCGCCGAACGTCGATATTTACGTCGACGGAAACGCCGCTCTGGAGGACGTCCCGTTCCGGGCGGTCAGCGACTACCTGGAGGTGCCCGCCGGCCCCCACCAGTTCACGATAACCGAGGCCGGCAACCAGGACAACGCCGTCTTCGACCAGGAGGTGCCTCTCGAGGCAGAGGACTACACGCTC
It encodes:
- a CDS encoding DUF4397 domain-containing protein; its protein translation is MSDLNRRQMLAALGGAAAVSLAGCAGGDDGGDGTDTETESGGMGTMTESGGGMETEDDAGTETPSGTARVRAAHMSPDAPNVDIYVDGNAALEDVPFRAVSDYLEVPAGPHQFTITEAGNQDNAVFDQEVPLEAEDYTLVAAGELTSEDTDFQVLPLVDDNSDPGGNQARLRAVHVSPDAGAVDVTVSAGAVLFDGVGFTDAGYVSVEANDYTAQIRPDTMENDGEVVYDADVSLNGGTVYTAFASGYLSPDDEPADEGFELTVVQDAST